The Haliotis asinina isolate JCU_RB_2024 chromosome 2, JCU_Hal_asi_v2, whole genome shotgun sequence genomic interval TCCAGATAATCGAATGCTTCTCCTAATGGGGATATTATGACTTCCGAACCAACAAGAGTGCAAAGTAGGGATTTCTGTTACGCTCCAAATCCTCCGTGGACCTTGATCAGCAATCAGACGTGTTATGTAAGTTGACCATGTAGGTCGACATGCACTCTCGTCCGGGCCAGTATAGAACGTATCCTCGAAGAGCTAAACGAAAGTAAATACTCGATGCACATACATAGATGTAAAACCGGGGAAAACCGCTGCAGTGACAACGCAAGTCTcacgtttgtttttgtttggttggttgattaATACCTCACTCGGCAGCATTCCACCttaatggcggcggtctgtaaataatcgagtcttgatcagacaatccagtgatcaacagcatgagcatcaatcttttTATTTAgtatacgatgacacgtgtcaaccaagtctggccacccgataccgttagtctcGTCAATAATGGAGTATCATCATAGTATTTACTACAGGAAACACCtacatcattgttatcataacatcGGCACACAGAGTAGGTTCATCACAATTACTTGCGAAATGGATGTAAATGACGGTTTAGTCAGCATGCCGGGTGCATACAGCTGCTTATGCACGAATAACAGCAAACATGGCAGTtttgacagagtgagtgagtgaactgcaCATCCGTTATATCACCACGTGTCATCTTGTGGTAGAAAAGCCCGAAATGATGTGGTCTAAGAGGTTCACAATTTTGGAGCGGCCACCACAAATGTGACAACACGCGGGCATTGTGATGGAAAACCtcaaaatataatatgtgtCAATCAGTATTCGAACTCAATCCCATGTGTCTAACCCGCGTTGGCTGGTGATGGACCACACGTGCCATCCGATAACAGCGGCAACTGCAAGTTGTTACCTATGTGACAACATCGCAGTATTTCCATTGTAGAATACAAGACGAAGTAGCAACTGACTATAAGCTGTCACTTCTTGTAGTAGCACACCCATTGATCAGTGCCATGATTGCCGGTCCTGTAAGTGGCAGTATTTATCGCAGCCGGGGTTCCACCACCGCTCCCCTCCCCTCCCTAGCCGAGGCTGTAGGTTTTAACTGACTCGCAGACAAGCTTGGCAATGGCTCGGCAACTGTCGCCACCACATACATCTGTAACTGTTAATTGTTTCTGCCTGCTGGTCTTACAGTTGCAGTTATCCTTCGGCTCATAATACTAAGAAAATCAATCCGAGATCCAAACGAGGTAATTGACTCAACAGAACGTTTGCTTGTGAAAAGCCGGTAAGTTGATAGCCTGGGAAACGTTGCGGTTGAGTAAGACGACAGATCTCAAACAACCAAGCGTCTGCACAGCGCTCAGGCAGTGTGATCTACGGGATTTCCAGTCGAACAGGTTGTTGTGCCTACAGTGTTGGTATCAATGGCAGACTATCAATGATAGCACCCATGCCTGAGGTTGGTATTGGTACTGGCGCATGACCGAGTATAGGACGATCCATGTGTACATCTGGGCTCATTCAGTAGGAGAGGTGTCGGTATCATGACTGGGAACTCGTCCACTTGGAACGCTAACTTTACAGTGGCGCATTTGGATATTCTCGGAATTATAAGCGGAGAAAGCGGTAAGTGGCTAATATATCTGATATGATTCATCGTCATGATCATCGTGAGGAGAGGCACCCGATGACCAGTCTCTATTGACCAGTCACTACATATTCCGTTTTGTATGTTGGCTTTTAGAATATATTTACTGGATATTGATGCTCCAAATCCTGCAGTATAGTTGTCGCTTGGTGTATAGATATAGTAACGATGTCGCGGGGTGGTGACCGTGGCATTGTGATATTTAGCTGTTTGTCGTGGCAACTACCATTTCACTAAATCGGCCGTTATATATAAAATTAGCACTCATTATATGTTCCAATGGGCATTTTGTGTCTGTAGAATGTAGTCATGTAATGACCTCGTGGGGTACACCATGACAACGTAGTTTATACATAATATGTTATGAATTCATGTAGTATTTTCGTTCTATGGTTTCACATATGACAAAAATGCGTGAACAAGGGGATATATTTTCAATTTGTGTTTGACAGTTGACAATGACTTAATATTGGATTCTATATTAATAATATTTCCGGTCCAGTGTTAGAGTCTCGTTTGGGTGATACGACGGCCGTCATGCGGACAACAGTATCTGCAATGTTGCAAGGATCATATACAGGATTGTacgtatcaaaacaatacaGATGATGGTTATTAATTTTAACACCTCACATGACTAATGACATCAAATGTCATCCGTCAGCGAAGTATATACATCGTTTGTTATAGTTATTAGTCAAATTACATGAGCCAAATTAAATTGAAAACAGCAGCTAATTAGACACATATGACAAAcgtagatatatgtttgatcggCATCACAGAGGTTGTGAGTCAATAACGAAGCATACTGCCTTAAGATGATACTAAGTGTAATGCTAATGTAATGTATGGTATggcgttcaacaacaaataaacaaagcaaacaagcGAAAGAAAACCATCGCGGTGAAAAATGCAATTCACTTTTCACAAGTTGTATTGGCATTACATTATTTACCTGTCCATGTGTGAAAACAGCAAACATTACAGGTGAGCTACATGTATAGTAATAGGGATAGTTGACCGATAtcagactaacgcttagtctctgaagaTATATATGTTGACAGGAACAAATAAcccatttaaaatgaaaaaggatCAGGGGCTGCGTGAATTTATTGGTCGAAGGCGCATACGATCGGAGTACCGATCTCTAATAGAAGCAAGTCTCTGACAGACTGAGGTATGGTCACCATGATGCACTTGAGATCAGCTTTACACCCGCACCCCTACCCCAACTCATCTCAAACCCTTCTAACTAAATTTCTTAATGTACTCAGGTATCTCCAACGCTGCCTTTTAAAAGGTTCTCCTTCTTTTAAACTTCACCCACGTCATTCTGAAGCTAACGAAAATTCGGGTGACAATACAGATCTGTTCGCGATCATCTTAATGGGAGACTACATGGATCAGTAGGCGATCAGATGACTCGATCTCCATATAACAAGCGTTGAAGTttagcggtggggtagcctagtgatagCCAAAGGCCTGGGCTCCCagatgggtacattgtgtgatgtCCATTCTATTGTCGCCCTTCCCCTCctgggtacaatatatgaagcttatttctgatagggtagccaagtgactaaagcgttggctcgtcaggCAGGTTATTGGGGTTTGATTCACCCcctgggtacaacatgtgaagatcatttctgatagggtagccaagtgactaaagcgttggctcgtcaggCAGGTTATTGGGGTTTGATTCACCCcctgggtacaacatgtgaagatcatttctgatagggtagccaagtgactaaagcgttggctcgtcaggCAGGTTATTGGGGTTTGATTCACCTcctgggtacaacatgtgaagatcatttctgataGGGTAGCCAAGGGactaaagcgttggctcgtcaggCAGGTTATTGGGGTTTGATTCACCTcctgggtacaacatgtgaagatcatttctgatagggtagccaagtgactaaagcgttggctcgtcaggCAGGTTATTGGGGTTTGATTCACCTcctgggtacaacatgtgaagatcatttctgataGGGTAGCCAAGGGactaaagcgttggctcgtcaggCAGGTTATTGGGGTTTGATTCACCTcctgggtacaacatgtgaagatcatttctgatagggtagccaagtgactaaagcgttggctcgtcaggCAGGTTATTGGGGTTTGATTCACCTcctgggtacaatatgtgaagatcatttctgatagggtagccaagtgactaaagcgttggctcgtcaggCAGGTTATTGGGGTTTGATTCACCTcctgggtacaatatgtgaagatcatttctgatagggtagccaagtgactaaagcgttggctcgtcaggCAGGTTATTGGGGTTTGATTCACCTcctgggtacaacatgtgaagatcatttctgataGAGTAGCCAAGTGactaaagcgttggctcgtcaggCAGGTTATTGGGGTTTGATTCACCCcctgggtacaatatgtggagcccatttgtgatgtccccgtcgtgatgttgctgaaatattgctaaaaactaaactcactcatccctGCTATTCTGAAGGGAGATATCAGGTATTGACTTCACACACCAAAGTGGCCTGATGATGAAACTTCAGCTTGGGGTGACGAAACGACCTTCCTGGTTGTAGGGCTAGCATCTGAAAGACAGCTCGAAAATCCCGTTAATCCCTTCATCCCCACAGTAGGAATGCACATCTCACCGGCTGACTCTAATGTAAGCCTGACCTGCATTCTCCACATGCAATGTCGGAGAGAAATATAAATTGAATTTAGGACAGATGTGAAAATCCCGACAGTCTTCTGAAGCAGCAGGCGTCCACATTTGTTTTGCGACTGACTGTGAAGGGCTTGCTGATCCGTGAGCGATCACACCAGCTTACTTACACAGTTAATCTGTTTCTAGCTACGCACATGGTCAATACAATGATTCCAAATGACAGCAGAATATTTCACAAAATTAGGATGGATTTCCTATTCATCAGACTGAATGCCacggcgttggggtagcctagtggttaaaacgttcgctcatcCCACAGAGgatccgggttccattccccagtGGAGTACACTGAGTggagcccatatctggtgtctttcacaatataactggaatattgctaaaagcggcgtaaaactaaactcactcactcatctgtatGGTACCACATAGTTCTACCTCTATTATATCGCTAACCAGGGGAATGCATTCGTGGTCGTATTGACATCATTGTACCGTATATATTGGAATATACATGGTCGCGTTATGCTATAAGAAGGTACTTGTTGTTGCGTAGCCTAGCGATTCCCTTTGAGAAGATGGAATGGCTGATTAGCTCGAGgtactgtgtctgagtggggtaccTGTGTTCCGATGTGGTACCTCAGTGGACTATCACCATGGTATCAGCATTACCAGGAGCCCAGCCCTTTCCGCAATGCTAAATCCCTATATGAAGCATGGGTGGATTTCTGAATTCCCCATGTCACTGAGGTCACTTTTCAActgaaaatgtttaattttttttattttttgctgttgtttgtttgtttgtttgtttgtttgtttgtttgagacTACCCGAACATGCTTGCACGTCGCTGTTGTGCAACAATTATGAAACGCCATTTAAACTGGACTGACTTCAACCCACCTTATACCCTCGGTAGTTCAACCATCGTACTTGTTGTTGTCAATCCAGCTCTGACTCTCTCCATATGTCAAGACCGGAGAAACTCTTCCTATACACTGGGTACATCTACCTGGATATCTGCGGTACACTAGATGATATCAGCTCACCTGCAGTTAAActctcttacgataagcatgggtggacgaagatcaattctaaaccgtAATTAAGTAAAAATACGGAACAAAATATTAGGGGCACGATTATTATAAACATGACAATTTGTTGTTGGTACATAAGAAGGCCAAACCTGTTCAAAGTGACGTTTGAGGTGACAGTTCATAATCTGCATCCCAACACCCCATTGTATCTAGACAGCTATATAACATGTAACGGTCAACCTTGTGTCACACTTTACAATCTACTTATGTGATAAATACGCTCTCTAATTGTGTAACACCACACAATAACAATTACTCATACTTCGTTTTATTGCGCCAATAATTAACACTGACAGCTTTGTTACTGACACATTACTGGTCGTGAACTACAACGCTAAACGATTTCGTTGCAATGTGTATATCACTTGTGCGTGTGTACGATGGAGaagtatatttatttgtatacTGTAACAGAAGCAATCTCCAGATAATATAACACAACGTTGAAAAAATATCTATAATCATATATAAGTGGCCAGATTTGGGTGAGTTAATACTGAACCGTGTATCGTCACTCGGCGAACGGAACAAATTTTTACACTGAAATAGTCATCTGTTCATAAAGTATGCAAAATACGATATGTCACTGACAAAGCAGATTTTTActtctgtttatcactggagCTATATGTCTCtggaaagaaatattttaaacccTTGTAGGACTTAAAACGGAACAAAAGATTTAATGCCTGTCACTTGTCCATTTTCAGCAACATACACGCATCTGTTTCACTGAAATATCCTGAACTTATTATCTAAATGATTTAAAGATGGTTCCATTTTAAGCGTATAAGCGCTTTTGCTAAGATACCTGGGTGTCGTAGTGGAAATTAAGCTGAGAGTGATCTCAGCACTATGGTGGCCTTAACTCCAATACTTTAGCTTAGTCTTACGGACGACTTAATGCTAAGGATTATTTGTATAACGATACCCATGGCATAacgtatatatttctttttgttaaaCGGGCcacaaaaaatgttaaaaatataaaaaaatataaaatatacacaGGAATTTGTGTGAACGTTTTCAAATTGCTTTATTGGTTTATTTATGCTCAAGCGCTGAATGATTCAAACTCCCAAAATATGGGACTTGTGCATGTCGATAAAAACGAGCGAAGTGGTTAGGGTCTGAGCTTAGGGTCAATCAGAAAAATAGCATATCTTATGTTTTTTCGTTACAGTCTAGCCAAGCGAACACATTAACCCACTTTACAAAATGATATGACAAAAACGACGCAACTGACAACCGAGGTTCTGTAATACGCCCTTACATCCTGACATGATGTAAATGAGATAATTCTTTCCTGGCGAATGTTATAACTGCAGCCATCCACCATGACCTTCACAGGAATAATTATGAAAAGTTATTCAGGAGAATATGCCACGTGAAAGGATCTGTCGCTACAAGCTTCTTTGTACCTCGTAGCACAACAATCCAAATAATCCGTTCGTATGCGTGGATTAAGCACGACCAGAGACCCCTTGAGAACAGTTCGTGCCAATTTCCAGGAGACGATACTCTATTGATCCAGTGTCTATCATGTCCTAATAATTACACAGAACATTTGTGTCCTCAAGTAAATTTGCCAGCTTTTGAACAAGGCTTTAGCTGGTAATTTGGATATCTTGATAAAAGCCAGATATTCAATTATCTCTTTCTGACACGGTTTCTTATCTTGTCTTGATGCCCTTTTTGCGACGATTCAAACCTGTTTGGTTTTTCTGCGTGATGCCATGTGGATGATTTCTTTGCTGTGAATCACATTATCCACGAAGGACGTAACTGGTAGTGCTGGATGTGTTCCTATGTATATGTATTCTATGTGTTCTATGGACCATCCATGTTGTGATCAGCTCTCAGAATCAGAAACATGTGTCGCAGTTTCGCTACTGAGTAGCGTCCAGGGATGACCGTTGGTTCGAATTTCAAATTCGACTCTTCTCTACTTGTCTTGATTATGATTCTTCTCATATTGTACCACTTCGCCCATGTCATGTAACAGCAGGAATGGAAGTGGCGGTCACTCACACAGTCCACCAGTGCACAGGCAAGATACATTTTTATTTGAGACATACGTGTTGCCTCGTCCCAGTAGCAACTGCAATAGTCTCTTCATAATACTAATTCCCTGAAGTATACATagatttgaacgtttttcaGATGTTACTTGTCCTTAACGGTGGGTCGACATTAACGATATTAAACCCAGCAAACAAGAGGCTACTAACTTGAGTGTTTATGGCActgtgaggatttgtataacacaCAACCAGAGGAGCCACACAACATGTCCCTCATACACAAGGTGATCTCAGCTCTACCATATCCTCCATACGTTCACATAGACTTACAAGAGCCTTAGCGATATGACTACTTTGCACACTTGGGCCGTAAGAGCTATGTGGATGTCTCTTGTTAGCGAGACCTTCATGGAAGACAGAACTAAGGCTATTTGGCAATGAATTATTGAGTCGACCCCAACCGTTGGTTTGGATGGGGCTGAACGGACTTTGGGAGGCAGTATTCTTAAATGGAAGGGAAGGAATAAATCTGCCAGTATTTATATATTAGAGGAAGTCTAAATTGTGATGTAAATGATAATACGATCATGATGTGTAAAAGATGATACGATGATGATTGTAAatgatgatacgatgatgatACGTAAatgatgatacgatgatgatatgtaaatgatgatacgatgatgatatgtaaatgatgatacgatgatgatatgtaaatgatgatacgatgatgatatgtaaatgatgatacgatgatgatGTGTAAAAGATGATACGATGATGATACGTAAATGCTGATACGAACACGCTGCCACGTCACGTGTATTTCTATTTGTGTATGTTTTTTCTTCACACTGGTACAATAAATATCACGACGTCGTCTCTGTATCGGTCTTATTAGATTTAGATAGATGTAGCTCTACTCAACACTAGTACTCAACACTCTGGTAGGTGACATAGTGTTCGGATGCCAGTCTTTGACACTAACAAATCAGGAATCAAATGCAAGGGTCTCGAGATTCGAACCCTCAATCACATACATCATCCGGTATAAAGAAGGGATCCACATTTGTACATTAAAGACGGTtttcttgaaatatttctggtagTTATCATGGTTTGCCAGAAAATCAGTTCTGTCAGTAATTACAAGAATCTGACATACATATATGCTCGATAATCCTGACTTCCTTTCAGACCGTGAGTTATTTTCTCAGGAACGTCAACACCTACATTTAACCACATCACCCTCTGCAGCAACAGTAAATGATATCAGAGAATCACGAAGGTCGGCATTGTGCTCAACAGAATCCTGACTTATAGCCTACTCGGAAAGTTGGCATCAACAGGCCGTATTCTGTGAAGGACTGTATTGATCTGTGCCAGCATTCTAGTGCCAAGCGATATACCGGAAGTATCTAATGTCTTTGTGCCGTTGCACTTCTTGCAGCAATAATATATAGGTTCGATTTCCTCCTCGCAACaattttatatatttgtgtgGAATTAAACGTGGTTGTCACTATTAGCCTTCGGTCCACAGGAACAAACAGGTTCTTGTCATCATGGTGCATCAATAGTTTGTATATACTAACTGGTAAAAACATTTGAggcattgtgaaaacatgtttgtgCGTTCcctttgtttgattgtttgtttaagATAATCTGAGATTATCAGTAGACATTTTATTTATTGCAATTGTAGTGAAATGCTTTAAgaagcaaatatattttaaaaggaGTCTAATATGCAGGTACTCAGGTTAATTTTGGGAGCCGTTTACCAGATATTTGCATACCTCGATCATTGCAAGGTAACGTGGTTATATTGTGGCTAACTACATAGTAAATGAATAGTATGGGACAAGGGCCAGATTGAATGTGACCTTCTCGAATattatttaaaatatgtatatttttttaaaaaactccCCAGTTAAACAATCCTACTCAAGATCTCTTTTTGTTTTCAGGAGAAGGTGGTGGAAATCAGTCTACGATTACACGTAGGTATTTCTTAATCCCTCGCCTCCCATGTTGCATTAAACCTGGTTTGAATGCTTCTTGACCTATTCGTTTTCTCAACTATGAAATAGCTAGGGTTGATTTGGGTTCAAGTCGAATTGGGACATTTCAATTTAACGATGACATTCAACACCGCCTTCAACAATATTCATCAGTTTCAGGTGACAAAGATTATTAGTGGAGAACGGACTCACGCACACGCATGCGCACACGTTCAAACACACTGTCCCCAAACAATTTATTATCTAttcaatttatttattatttattatctatTTCCAAGACGTTCTTTGTATATTTCCTCTTTATCAGGTCATCAATGTCCTTGTACTGGCTACTTTCGCAGAGAGGCTGGGGACACCTCCAGAGGACCGACCAGCTACAAATGTAAATTATAAAGGCAGCACCAATAAACTGctttgctgaatattttttccttACTACTGCACCCACTCACGTAACTGGTAGGTTTAAAACATTCTAATACAGTACACTCGCTGATTGTAGTGTCCGACTTTAACCAACCCACCGCCGTCGCCAactacatcatcatcctcatcttcCTCTTCCCAGTCGTCGTGATGTCCATCATGTGCTTTCTCCGGATCAGGTCCAACAGTATCAGTCGGAGGGACAAGGGCTACAGGAGTCGGATGGAATACCTGTACAGGTAAGAAGTGTTGGGGGTGGGTCGGTGGAGCTCAACGCGGAAAATCATCATTTCATGAGGGTAGGGATCCCGAGTCAACGCAGCCGTCAGTGAGGGTCGGAGGACATTGCTTAATGTTTGGGGAATGAGAATGGCCCGCATACCCCAAACAATTTTCACTCTGTCACCCAATATAATTTTCGGACATCGCTATGGACACTAAAGTCTGACCCGCTTTATAATGGCAATATAACGAGGGCTTTGTGTATTCCGAAAATGCCTGCAGAGACATCAATCACTACCTTAAGTGCCCCTGTGTCAGATGCCACAGGAACCACACAAGATATAAACACAACGACATCCTTTCATTGCTGCCTGATGTTTTGCGAAATTGAAAGAATTTTACTGTTAAGAAACTTGAACGGGGTATGGAAGTGGTTTTGGAGTCCTGGAATGTTATTCTGTCAAATTTGTAACGCGAATTGATACTGACTGTGATTGCAGTTTGCATACAATAAGTGCAACTGTACCACCGCTATATTCACGTCTACAGCTATATTAATGTCTCTTTGAATTTTAACCATAAGGGAACGGACGTACGATAGTGGTATAAAGTATATATGAAACTGGTTTGagatacattgtatatatttgcaAATCGTGGACGATGGGATACTCAAGTGGTtgaggtgttcgctcgtcacggtaAGTATCTTACTCCCAACATGGGTAAACCCAATTCctgtgtcccccgctgtgatattgatgcaTAATTTGTTAAATGTGGCGTCAATCATAGTCATTCAGTATCGACATTATCATTATACGAATCATGCAAAAAACTGGAAATGATTAGATTCGCCAGATGGATGCTTCTTTCAGCAGACGCGTTGCAGTTTGTTGAATATGAGTGTCTCTGTTTTATTTGTTGAATATGAGTGtctctgttttgtttgttgaaaatgagtgtctctgttttgtttgttgttttactacGCACTCATCTGTTgagcgacagtctgtaaataatcgtgtctggaccggacaagccactgatcaagtgtttaacagcatgaggatcggtctccgcaattgggatacgatgacacgtgtcagccaagtcagcgaaccggACCACCGTAAGCcgcatcttacgacaatcatTCGTTCCTTGAGACGAGGTTTACCATCATATCTTCACGGACAACTGCTTCCACAAGTGAAAGAAAAACCTAATACCTCGGATTCGAATCCCGGTCAGCCTTGGTTGAgttttctaggtttgtcagcgCAATATCACATAGGCCGCATGTAGGCTACCTCAATACCGCATAGGCCACACGTAGGCTGCCTCAATACCGCATAGGACGCACGTAGGCTGTCTCAATACCGCATTGGCAGCACTTAGGGTGCCTCAATACCGCATAGGTCTCTCGTAGGCTGCATCACGTGGTGCGCATTAGGAGTAACTATTGATGGGGAAAAGGCTATTTAGTTTATTGTGAcgaactattgcaatagtttatTCGCCTTGAATTGTCTCACTTGGAACCATTCCCCCAAAGAAGGTACAGTATATATGAAACTAAAACAAGCTGGAGTCTTTTCAGTGTCTTTTAATAACTAataagaaacttgaaaccctgATCAAGTACTCgctgaaaatataaacatcttCACACTTTCAAAGTCGGAGACGCGTGCCGTGTCTGCCACCATGGATATTTGGGAGGTAACAACTAAcgaatctggtacttcctgtattttgcgctGTGCATCTGCCAGCGTCAGTCAgttactaaactatcgataTTATTGATAGTCATCAATATTATCGATTGCATCGATACAGTTggtgttggggtttttttgtttatttgtttttttttatttttgtttgttattctgTCATGGATTAATTGCTATCGGTAACACATCCGCTGCACTGCAGAGGTAGTTCGAAGCATCATTACAGCACTAGTATATATTATATCACATTGGCCTTGTTTGCCAAAATTTAAATGACACGCCTTGATGCGTGTATAACCTAACTCACTCTATTTTTCAGAGTCCACTCTTTAGCCTCAGCAGCCCCGGTTGGCCCCGAGCTGTCCCAGCCACTGACCGATGGCCACGTGTCCAAGAGCGGATCCTGCAGTTCTCAGTTGTCGAAAAAATCCAAAGAATTGGAAAAGGTTGACGATGCTTCTATCAAATCTGTTTGATGAACACCTTGTGAAGATCCTACATGT includes:
- the LOC137273083 gene encoding uncharacterized protein, which encodes MTGNSSTWNANFTVAHLDILGIISGESGEGGGNQSTITLSDFNQPTAVANYIIILIFLFPVVVMSIMCFLRIRSNSISRRDKGYRSRMEYLYRVHSLASAAPVGPELSQPLTDGHVSKSGSCSSQLSKKSKELEKVDDASIKSV